The Setaria viridis chromosome 9, Setaria_viridis_v4.0, whole genome shotgun sequence sequence CCTGCCGAAACGGAATGATAATAATGCAATATTATATGCATTACATTTTACTATGATGGACTAAGGATTGTACCTGTTGCTTGAACATGTACAAACTCTTGTGAGttacatcatcatcttcatttgAAATGTTTCATTAATTTAGGATCCGTTTGGTACTCTTGCCAGATACTTATATTGCTTTGCCAAGTAAGGATACGTTTTTGGTAGAGAGAAAAAAGCTTTTTGCTCGGCAAGCTAGCTCAGCCTGGCAAGGAAATCCTGCCCCGTGCGGGTGAGCCAAATCGGATCTCCCGCGCCGGCAAGGCTCGCTCGCTCGCATTGTGTGCTTCCGCCTGTGCCCAAATCGAAGATCCCTGCTGCTGGAGCTCAGTTCCTGATTCGACGCGCTACTGTGCCGAGCAAGCAAAGTTTTTCCTTGCCTTGATTTGCCATGCCAGATTAGCCTATCTTTGCTAGGCAAGGCGAGGGTTCCAAACGAACCCTCAGTGTTCTTTGAAATAAAATCTTTAATGATTATTCTACAATCAATTTTCTTAGGCGTGTCAGTATATCACTCTCGGGTGCTGTTTGTAGCCAATGCATGAAGTATTTCTTGTTTCATGGTAGAAAGCAAGTCACAGGAATGCTCCGTCCGTTgattcagggggtgtttggttccgtaggacctcctaaaattcatgtcatatcgaatgtttagatactaattaggagtattaaacatagattaaaccaattgcacagatggagactaatttgcgagatgaatctattaaacctaattagtccataatttgacaatatggtgctacagtaaatatgtgatAATGGTAGataaattaggcttaatagattcgtctcgtgaattagcctccatatatgtaattagttttataattagctcatgtttagtcctcctaattaacatctgaatattcaatgtgatataaattttagtccggactaaagaactAAACACCCTCTCAATAGGATTGCGTGGATGATCAATAGAACTCTATATGCAATAGTTGTACTAGGAAAACAATCATGTAGCTTAAATAATTAGAACTAGAAGACTGGGCTTCCTCCAGTGACCAAAACTGCCCAATCTATTGCCCTTGACcatcaccctcctcctcctcccaatgTACTGAGCGAATGCTATCTGTCGATATAACTTTAGTTGCTTTATAGCTTTAAGAATGGAGAGAGTAATATGTATACGAGACTTTTACTTGGAACTCATAGGTTATATCGCAAATGGTTGGCTATGGAAAACATTACATTAAAGAAATACGAAAGTTAGATAACTCATTTTAAAAACTCTTTAAAATGTTTTATCAGTGCCTACGTTAGAGTATTCTGATGCGCAAATAAAAATAGCATGCTATCTCAAAAAGTAAGAATACTTTAGTTTTGACTAAGCTCTACAAATTCAATAAACTGAAATCAGCGATAAAGCTGCTTTGTCGTGTGGAAAACGGAATTCTAGTAAACAAAAACTCGGAAAttattcgtttcaaaaaaacttGGAAACTAGTTCCGATCTGGATAACGAAACGAGCCAGACTCCGACCCGGCCTCGGCCCGAACCAACCAACCAATCAGTGCCCGTCCGCATCACGCCCTCGTGGCCCCGCGGCCCCCACCGCCTCACGGCGCGTTCTCCCTACGCGTCTCCCCGCCTATATTTTATCTGGCGCCCGCCTTCCCCAACCCGAAAAAATATCCCCAATTCCCCACCCCAACTCGCAACCCTAATCGCATttcgccgcctccaccccgtCGACTTCTCCCTTCTCTCGCTAACCCTAGCCCAGCCCACCGCGAGATCTGCCCCGCGAGAGCAGCCATGGCGGATACGCTCGACATGACCCTCGACGACATCATCAAGAACAACAAGAAGAGCAACCCCTCCTCTGGCGggggccgccgcagccgcggcggatccgcctcgggcggcggcagcggcagcggtggGGTCGGCCCGACCAGGCGCCCCTTCAAGAGGGCCGGGAACAGGCAGGCTCCCTACCAGCCGCCGAAGGTACGAACGAATCAAACGGGCTAGTGGCTCCGCGTCGCCCGGCGGAGGATGCGGGGCTTCCGACTTCGCTGAGTCGGGCGGCACCGCGGGAGGAGGTGGTCGGATGGTTTTCTCACGTGGTGACGCGATCGATCCAGGCCCCTGACGCGGCGTGGCAGCACGACATGTACCCCGGGGTCGCCgctggaggaggcagcggcgggaggGTCTCGGCTATCGAGACGGGCACCAAACTCTACATCTCCAACCTGGATTTTGGCGTCTCGAACGAGGACATCAAGGTATATGCATCACCGGCTCGAAGAGTGTTATGCTTCCGAGCATTTAATTGTGCGCAAATTCCGTAAATAGCTGGTTAGATGTGCGATTGGCTTATAGATTCTTTCAGATCTTGCGCTCCTGAAGATTGAGCCGGTCACATGCCTTTTTGGGCTATCTTCTAGTTAAGATCTATTGTATGATGTAGTAGTTGCGACGTCACCTGTATGACTTGTAATTGTGGTGTTTCTCTGTGATGTCTGGTTAACGGGTGTAGATGCTATGCTGTGATCTGCAGTTAACATGTGTGCTTATGCTTGTGCTTCTGAACAAGGTGTTTAGATCTGGCAAAGATCTAATCCTACATAttgcttgttcttgattttcAATAACACAGTGATTCTCCCATGGCGCTATATGATTGAAAGTATTTATAGTTTGCTGCCTGCTTCAAACACCTAAGACTATGCTCCTGTTTTATCCTCAGCTTGTCATGAGTTCTCAGTCTGTTCATTTTGCTGCTTCTGGTGATGTATGAATTTGCTGAACGTCATCTAAATTTCTGTACTGTAGGTGGCAGTTCTGTATTTTGAGATTTAACTTATGCTAATTGTTAAATATTTAATTTTGTGAAGTCATGTTCTAGGAGTTGAGATCAGTGATGCTTCTGTGGATCATACAACATCAGATTTTAAACACTAGCTCACTACTTTCATATGTATTATGATGCAGGAGCTTTTCTCCGAGCTAGGTGATCTAAAGCGATCCTCAATAAATTATGATCGAAGTGGGAGGTCCAAGGTACAGATGCAGACATGCAGTCTTATGGTCTCTTTCCTGTCGCTTACCTACATGGTTTTCTGATCTCTTacatcttgattttttcttcaGGGAACAGCTGAAGTTGTATTTGCAAGGCGTGCTGATGCTGTAGCAGCCGTGAAGAAATATAACAACGTGCAACTTGATGGGAAGCCCATGAAGATAGAGATAGTTGGGACCAATACTCCAACAGCAGCTGCTGCTCTTCCAGTCGTTAA is a genomic window containing:
- the LOC117838407 gene encoding THO complex subunit 4A; the encoded protein is MADTLDMTLDDIIKNNKKSNPSSGGGRRSRGGSASGGGSGSGGVGPTRRPFKRAGNRQAPYQPPKAPDAAWQHDMYPGVAAGGGSGGRVSAIETGTKLYISNLDFGVSNEDIKELFSELGDLKRSSINYDRSGRSKGTAEVVFARRADAVAAVKKYNNVQLDGKPMKIEIVGTNTPTAAAALPVVNGGQARNAVKSAPRGGPTGMPQRRPHQRGGGRRGGGSGGRRGKERSKPRSAEELDADLEKYHADAMQTN